The Zobellia alginiliquefaciens genome contains a region encoding:
- the pyk gene encoding pyruvate kinase, whose product MPINKKTKIVATLGPATSKKEVLKDMMEAGVDVFRINFSHADYSDVTERVEMIRELNEETGRNTSILADLQGPKLRVGVMASEVVVAPGDEITFVTGEPFEGTAERVYMNYDAFPQDVKPGERILLDDGKLMFEVVETNGTTEVKTKVIQGGPLRSKKGVNLPNTNISLPALTEKDVKDAIFAISLKVDWIALSFVRFSQDLIDLQAIIKEHAEDKIPIIAKIEKPEAVENIDKIVAYCDGLMVARGDLGVEVPAQEVPLIQKQLVLRAKKARIPVIIATQMMETMITSLTPTRAEVNDVANSVMDGADAVMLSGETSVGNYPVQVIEKMSSILRSVEGSELIQVPHDPPHIRTKRYITKSICYHAAIMANEIKAKAISTLTNSGYTAFQISAWRPSAHILVFTSNRRILTQLNLLWGVQAFHYDKNVSTDETIDDVNKMACDKGLLEEGDMLISLAAMPMKEKGMVNTLRVTEIENK is encoded by the coding sequence ATGCCGATTAATAAAAAGACAAAAATTGTAGCCACCCTAGGGCCGGCCACAAGTAAAAAGGAAGTGCTTAAGGATATGATGGAAGCTGGTGTGGATGTCTTTCGCATCAACTTTTCACATGCAGATTACAGTGATGTTACAGAGCGCGTAGAAATGATACGGGAACTTAACGAAGAAACCGGTCGGAATACCTCTATCCTTGCAGATTTGCAAGGTCCTAAACTAAGGGTTGGTGTTATGGCAAGTGAAGTAGTTGTTGCCCCTGGTGATGAAATTACCTTTGTTACAGGTGAACCTTTTGAAGGAACTGCCGAAAGGGTATATATGAATTATGACGCATTCCCTCAAGATGTTAAGCCTGGTGAGCGCATTTTGCTAGATGATGGAAAATTAATGTTCGAAGTAGTTGAGACTAACGGTACAACCGAAGTTAAGACCAAAGTAATACAAGGTGGACCGCTACGCTCCAAGAAAGGAGTTAACCTTCCAAATACAAACATCTCGTTACCTGCATTAACGGAAAAAGATGTAAAAGATGCTATTTTTGCAATTTCCTTAAAGGTAGATTGGATCGCTCTTTCATTTGTTCGTTTTAGCCAAGATCTTATTGATCTTCAAGCCATTATTAAAGAACATGCAGAAGATAAAATTCCGATTATCGCAAAAATAGAAAAGCCGGAAGCTGTAGAAAATATAGATAAAATTGTTGCTTATTGTGACGGGCTAATGGTTGCCCGTGGCGACTTAGGTGTTGAAGTTCCGGCACAGGAAGTTCCGTTAATTCAAAAACAATTGGTTCTTAGAGCCAAGAAAGCTCGTATACCGGTAATTATCGCTACACAAATGATGGAAACGATGATCACCAGCCTTACACCAACACGTGCAGAGGTAAACGACGTGGCCAACTCGGTTATGGACGGTGCTGATGCCGTTATGCTTTCTGGAGAGACTTCCGTGGGTAACTACCCAGTACAAGTAATTGAAAAGATGTCCAGTATTCTGCGAAGCGTAGAGGGGTCAGAGCTAATTCAAGTACCACATGACCCACCACACATTCGTACTAAAAGATATATTACCAAATCTATTTGTTACCATGCGGCCATCATGGCCAATGAAATTAAAGCGAAAGCTATTTCCACATTGACCAATAGTGGGTATACTGCATTTCAGATTTCCGCTTGGCGACCAAGTGCACACATTTTAGTATTTACCTCAAACAGACGCATTTTAACCCAGTTGAATCTGCTTTGGGGAGTTCAAGCATTTCACTACGATAAAAATGTTTCTACCGATGAAACTATTGATGACGTAAATAAAATGGCTTGTGACAAAGGCCTTTTAGAGGAAGGTGATATGCTTATCAGTTTAGCGGCCATGCCTATGAAAGAAAAAGGTATGGTAAACACTTTACGTGTAACCGAAATTGAAAACAAATAA
- a CDS encoding IPExxxVDY family protein, with product MVAVHKITNDFYEDPFDLVALHSSLEDYAIAYALNLHLKSNFKRSEIDLDLTGHITVPIFEWKDDINDRYWTLFTNNGLVEDTMSRKGLFKDEPSFTTFHMVPEHRDVDYFLKIEQDGFINMENLVKTLQNIPKIITAYAIETDKLKSKNNLIF from the coding sequence ATGGTAGCAGTACATAAAATTACGAACGACTTTTACGAAGATCCATTCGATTTAGTTGCATTGCATAGTAGCCTTGAAGATTATGCCATAGCCTACGCTCTCAATCTTCATTTAAAATCGAACTTTAAAAGGTCTGAAATAGACCTTGACCTTACCGGTCATATTACTGTTCCTATTTTTGAATGGAAGGATGATATTAACGATAGGTACTGGACCTTATTTACCAACAATGGTTTAGTGGAGGACACTATGAGCCGAAAAGGGCTATTTAAGGATGAGCCGTCATTCACAACATTTCACATGGTGCCCGAACACCGAGATGTGGATTATTTTTTAAAAATAGAACAAGATGGCTTCATAAATATGGAAAACCTTGTAAAAACACTACAAAACATACCCAAAATTATAACGGCTTACGCCATAGAAACTGACAAACTCAAATCTAAGAACAATTTAATTTTTTGA
- the rnc gene encoding ribonuclease III — translation MGFPSNIFNSHPKEDGDFFGGMTSILGFKPKSLTIYKKAFVHRSANEKDKDGNPLNYERLEFLGDSMLGTIISKHLYDQVPEGDEGYLTKMRSKIVSRKHLNQLGKDLGLINYVKSRIPKSHFGENIHGNVFEALVGAIYLDRGYKYCEKFISQKVIEPYVDIEQLEGKVISYKSLVIEWCQKQKKTFDYDVYDDTGNDALKHFAVKLTIADTVVAKARATSKKKAEERASKRAYYALQDKMDKS, via the coding sequence ATGGGTTTTCCATCCAATATATTCAATTCCCATCCTAAAGAGGATGGGGATTTTTTTGGAGGAATGACTTCTATTTTAGGTTTTAAGCCCAAAAGCCTAACTATTTACAAAAAAGCTTTCGTACACCGTTCAGCAAACGAAAAGGATAAAGATGGAAATCCTTTAAACTATGAGCGCCTTGAGTTTTTAGGAGACTCTATGTTAGGAACCATAATCTCCAAACATTTGTATGACCAGGTTCCGGAAGGGGATGAAGGTTATCTTACCAAGATGCGTTCTAAGATAGTAAGCAGAAAACACCTCAACCAACTTGGTAAGGATCTAGGTCTCATTAATTATGTGAAAAGCCGCATACCAAAATCGCACTTTGGTGAAAACATACATGGCAACGTTTTTGAGGCATTGGTAGGCGCAATTTATCTAGATCGCGGCTACAAGTATTGTGAAAAATTTATCAGTCAAAAAGTTATAGAGCCTTACGTAGATATAGAACAATTAGAAGGTAAGGTCATAAGTTATAAGAGCCTTGTAATTGAATGGTGCCAAAAGCAGAAAAAAACGTTTGACTATGACGTTTATGATGACACGGGCAACGATGCACTAAAACATTTTGCAGTAAAGCTAACTATTGCAGATACTGTTGTGGCAAAAGCCAGGGCCACATCTAAAAAGAAAGCAGAAGAACGAGCTTCCAAAAGGGCATATTATGCGCTTCAAGACAAAATGGATAAGTCTTAA
- the fabF gene encoding beta-ketoacyl-ACP synthase II yields MQLKRVVVTGLGALTPIGNNIDEYWEGLKNGKSGSAPVTYYDTEKFKVKFACELKNFDPLEHFDRKEARKLDKFAQYAMVSSDEAIVDSGLNLEEVDKFRVGVIWGAGIGGLETFQNEVMNFAEGDGTPRFNPFFIPKMIADIAPGHISIKHGFMGPNYTTVSACASSANAMIDALNYIRLGHCDVVVTGGSEAAVTIAGMGGFGAMHALSTRNDSPETASRPFDATRDGFVLGEGAGALILEEYEHAKARGAKIYAEVAGGGLSSDAYHMTAPHPDGIGVVQVMKNCLRDAGLKPEDVDTINTHGTSTPLGDVAELKAISEVFGDHAPNININSTKSMTGHLLGAAGAIEAIASILAMQHSLVPPTINHTTVDENIDPKLNLTLNKAQKRDVNVALSNTFGFGGHNACVIFKKFSE; encoded by the coding sequence ATGCAATTAAAGCGAGTTGTAGTTACGGGGTTGGGTGCGTTGACACCCATAGGTAACAATATTGATGAATATTGGGAAGGTCTTAAAAACGGAAAGAGCGGTTCTGCTCCCGTGACCTATTACGATACTGAAAAATTTAAGGTGAAATTTGCCTGTGAGCTGAAAAATTTCGACCCTCTTGAGCATTTTGACCGCAAAGAGGCTAGAAAACTAGATAAGTTTGCACAATACGCCATGGTTTCTTCCGATGAAGCAATTGTGGACTCTGGGCTTAACCTAGAGGAAGTAGACAAATTTCGTGTTGGAGTTATCTGGGGCGCCGGTATTGGTGGTCTAGAGACTTTTCAAAACGAGGTTATGAACTTTGCCGAAGGCGATGGCACACCAAGATTCAACCCTTTCTTTATACCCAAAATGATTGCAGATATCGCCCCTGGGCATATCTCTATCAAACATGGTTTTATGGGACCCAATTATACCACGGTTTCCGCCTGTGCATCTTCTGCAAACGCTATGATCGATGCTTTAAACTATATTCGTTTAGGCCATTGTGACGTAGTCGTTACCGGAGGTAGCGAAGCGGCCGTAACCATTGCCGGTATGGGTGGTTTTGGTGCTATGCATGCCCTATCTACTAGAAATGATAGTCCAGAAACTGCATCTAGACCTTTTGATGCAACCCGTGATGGATTTGTATTGGGCGAAGGAGCTGGAGCTTTAATATTGGAAGAATACGAACACGCCAAAGCGCGTGGTGCAAAAATATATGCCGAAGTTGCCGGTGGCGGACTTTCGAGCGATGCTTACCACATGACTGCTCCCCATCCAGATGGAATTGGAGTGGTACAAGTAATGAAGAACTGTTTAAGGGATGCCGGACTAAAACCGGAAGATGTAGATACCATAAATACCCATGGAACTTCTACTCCCCTAGGAGATGTGGCAGAGCTAAAGGCTATTAGTGAAGTCTTTGGAGACCACGCCCCAAATATCAATATCAATTCTACAAAGTCAATGACCGGTCACTTATTAGGTGCTGCCGGAGCTATTGAAGCTATCGCTTCAATTTTAGCTATGCAACATAGTTTGGTTCCGCCAACTATTAACCATACGACTGTAGATGAGAATATAGATCCTAAACTAAACCTTACCCTGAACAAAGCTCAAAAACGCGATGTAAATGTTGCATTGAGCAATACTTTTGGGTTTGGCGGTCACAATGCCTGCGTAATTTTCAAAAAATTTAGCGAGTAA
- a CDS encoding acyl carrier protein, whose translation MSDIASRVKAIIVDKLGVDENEVVTEASFTNDLGADSLDTVELIMEFEKEFDIQIPDDQAENIATVGQAISYIEEAK comes from the coding sequence ATGTCAGACATTGCATCAAGAGTAAAAGCTATCATCGTTGATAAATTAGGTGTGGATGAGAACGAAGTAGTAACGGAAGCTAGCTTTACTAACGACCTAGGCGCAGATTCATTGGATACCGTGGAGTTGATCATGGAATTCGAGAAGGAATTTGATATTCAGATTCCAGACGATCAAGCTGAGAACATCGCAACAGTTGGCCAAGCCATTAGCTATATAGAAGAAGCGAAGTAA
- a CDS encoding phosphoribosylglycinamide formyltransferase, giving the protein MKNIVLFASGSGSNVENIVEYFQGNPEVHISAVLSNKTQAKVLDRCNRLKINGLYFNRNAFYETDCVLNILKSLKPDLIVLAGFLWKVPENLVANFPDKIVNIHPALLPKYGGKGMYGNKVHEAVRANNETETGITIHYINENYDEGAVIRQVKTAVSSEDSSDDIAKKVHALEYEYFPKVIAQLLEV; this is encoded by the coding sequence ATGAAAAACATTGTATTATTTGCTTCCGGTTCAGGGTCTAATGTTGAAAATATTGTTGAGTACTTTCAAGGAAATCCTGAAGTCCATATTTCTGCGGTATTGTCCAATAAAACCCAGGCTAAAGTTTTGGATAGGTGTAATAGGCTTAAGATTAACGGATTATACTTTAATAGAAATGCCTTCTACGAGACTGATTGTGTGTTGAATATTCTAAAATCTTTAAAACCGGACCTTATTGTGTTGGCGGGCTTTCTATGGAAAGTGCCTGAAAATTTGGTTGCGAATTTTCCTGATAAAATTGTAAATATTCACCCCGCACTTTTGCCAAAATATGGTGGCAAAGGTATGTACGGTAATAAAGTCCATGAAGCTGTGCGGGCGAATAATGAGACCGAAACCGGTATTACTATCCATTATATTAATGAGAATTATGACGAAGGAGCGGTAATTCGGCAGGTAAAAACAGCTGTTTCTTCCGAAGATTCTTCCGACGATATTGCAAAAAAAGTGCATGCACTTGAATACGAATACTTTCCCAAGGTAATTGCGCAATTATTAGAAGTGTAG
- a CDS encoding ribonuclease H family protein, with product MAKKGKFYTVWKGKKPGIYDSWSACKAAITGYKGAQYKSFETFAQAKKAFNGNYDDFKGKKKGKPVLTAEQIQRFGTPNYHSISVDAASSGNPGIMEYQGVDTKTGKKLFKQGPFAQGTNNIGEFLAIVHGLAFLKNNKSDRVIYTDSRTAMSWVRKKNCNTKLQETAKNKEVFDLIRRALIWLKNNSYSTPIVKWETKVWGEIPADFGRK from the coding sequence ATGGCAAAAAAAGGAAAATTTTATACGGTTTGGAAGGGCAAAAAACCTGGAATATATGATTCTTGGTCGGCTTGTAAAGCGGCTATTACAGGGTACAAAGGGGCTCAGTATAAATCTTTTGAAACTTTTGCTCAAGCCAAGAAAGCATTTAATGGCAACTATGATGACTTTAAAGGGAAGAAAAAAGGAAAGCCAGTACTAACCGCGGAACAAATACAAAGATTCGGAACACCAAATTACCATTCTATTTCGGTTGATGCGGCATCTAGTGGAAATCCCGGAATTATGGAGTATCAAGGCGTGGATACAAAAACAGGCAAAAAGCTTTTTAAACAGGGTCCATTTGCTCAAGGCACCAATAATATTGGTGAGTTTTTGGCTATTGTGCACGGTCTTGCCTTTTTGAAGAATAACAAAAGTGATAGAGTAATTTATACGGATTCACGAACCGCAATGAGTTGGGTGCGTAAAAAAAACTGTAATACTAAACTTCAGGAGACTGCTAAGAACAAGGAAGTTTTTGATTTGATACGCAGGGCCTTAATATGGTTGAAAAATAATTCTTACAGCACTCCGATCGTTAAATGGGAAACCAAAGTTTGGGGCGAGATTCCTGCAGATTTTGGTCGTAAGTAA
- a CDS encoding PfkB family carbohydrate kinase: protein MGKLLIVGTVAFDEIETPFGKTDKILGGAATFIGLAASQYNNVESGIVSIVGEDLPQAYIDILKDKNIDLSSLEIVKGGKTFYWKGKYHNDLNSRDTLATELNTLADFSPEVSEGFKDADVVMLGNLHPSTQLSVINQMEKRPKLIVLDTMNFWMDNALPELMEVIKHIDVLTINDEEARQLTNEYSLVKAAKAIREMGPKYLVIKKGENGALLFHEEKIFFAPALPLEEVFDPTGAGDTFAGGFAGYLAASNDLSFNNMKNAVIHGSNLASFCVERFGTERMQNLKKEEVNKRLHQFKALTQFDIELK from the coding sequence ATGGGTAAACTTCTAATCGTAGGCACGGTTGCCTTTGACGAAATTGAAACTCCTTTCGGGAAAACCGATAAGATTTTGGGTGGTGCAGCTACCTTTATTGGTTTGGCAGCCTCCCAATATAACAACGTAGAATCTGGAATCGTTTCTATAGTGGGTGAAGACCTTCCACAAGCGTATATAGATATTTTAAAGGATAAGAACATTGATCTTAGTTCTTTGGAAATCGTTAAAGGAGGAAAAACTTTTTACTGGAAAGGAAAGTACCATAACGACCTTAATTCAAGAGATACCTTAGCAACTGAGCTCAATACACTTGCGGACTTTAGCCCAGAGGTGTCAGAAGGGTTTAAAGATGCGGATGTGGTAATGCTTGGAAATCTTCATCCAAGTACGCAATTGAGTGTAATCAATCAGATGGAAAAACGACCAAAGTTGATAGTATTGGATACTATGAATTTTTGGATGGATAATGCTTTACCTGAGTTGATGGAGGTTATTAAGCATATAGATGTTCTTACTATTAATGATGAAGAAGCAAGGCAGTTAACTAATGAGTATTCATTGGTAAAGGCGGCGAAAGCTATTCGGGAAATGGGCCCTAAGTATTTGGTGATAAAGAAAGGTGAGAATGGGGCGCTTTTGTTTCATGAAGAGAAAATCTTTTTTGCACCTGCTTTACCATTGGAAGAGGTTTTTGACCCAACGGGAGCTGGAGATACGTTTGCAGGTGGGTTTGCAGGGTATTTGGCTGCGAGCAATGACCTTTCGTTCAATAATATGAAGAATGCGGTCATACACGGTTCTAATTTAGCATCGTTCTGTGTAGAACGGTTTGGAACCGAGCGTATGCAAAACTTAAAAAAGGAAGAGGTCAATAAAAGGTTGCATCAATTTAAAGCCTTGACCCAGTTTGATATAGAATTAAAATAA
- a CDS encoding amidophosphoribosyltransferase, which produces MSDAIKHECGISVIRLLKPLEYYKEKYGTAFYGVNKMYLMMEKQHNRGQDGAGFASIKLDVAPGERYMSRVRSIAQQPIQDIFAQINDRINTTLQQHPEYVDDVAAQKKNIPYIGEVLLGHVRYGTFGKNSIESVHPFLRQNNWMHRNIIVAGNFNMTNVHELFDNLIQIGQHPKEMADTVTVMEKIGHFLDDAVAKLYKQIKKEGYTKQEASPIIAERLKVHKILRRAAKNWDGGYAMAGLLGHGDAFVLRDPAGIRPTYYYQDDEVVVVASERPAIQTVFNVPYEEVKELDPGSAIIIKKDGTSSINQILEPAERKACSFERIYFSRGSDKEIYQERKMLGRLLFPQILKSIDHDIKNTVFSYIPNTAETSFFGMVKEAQNYLNKRKEEQILSIGSKITSEELHEILEVRPRIEKVAIKDAKLRTFITQDSSRDDLVTHVYDISYGSVKKGDNLVIIDDSIVRGTTLKKSILRILDRLSPKKIIVVSSAPQIRYPDCYGIDMAKLEDFIAFRAALALHEERLTMNVVDDIYDKCLEQVNNKDKDVVNYVREFYAPFTAEEISAKIGELLSPEEIKAEVEIIYQSVEALHEACPKNLGDWYFTGDYPTPGGNRVVNKAFINFYEGKNERAY; this is translated from the coding sequence ATGAGTGACGCGATCAAACATGAATGTGGTATTTCGGTAATACGGTTGTTGAAACCGTTGGAGTATTACAAAGAGAAGTACGGTACAGCCTTTTACGGGGTAAATAAGATGTACTTAATGATGGAAAAGCAGCACAATCGCGGCCAAGACGGTGCGGGCTTTGCAAGTATTAAACTAGATGTGGCTCCCGGAGAGCGTTATATGAGTAGGGTGCGGTCAATTGCCCAACAGCCTATACAGGATATTTTTGCTCAGATTAATGATCGCATCAACACCACGTTACAACAACACCCGGAGTATGTAGATGATGTTGCTGCACAAAAAAAGAACATTCCTTATATAGGGGAAGTACTTTTAGGTCACGTGCGTTATGGTACATTTGGTAAGAATAGTATTGAGAGTGTTCACCCTTTCTTAAGGCAGAATAACTGGATGCACCGTAATATTATTGTTGCAGGTAACTTTAATATGACCAATGTTCATGAGTTGTTTGATAATTTAATTCAGATTGGACAGCACCCCAAAGAAATGGCGGATACGGTAACCGTAATGGAGAAAATAGGTCATTTTTTAGATGATGCCGTTGCTAAACTGTATAAGCAGATTAAGAAAGAAGGATATACAAAACAAGAAGCTTCGCCTATTATAGCTGAGCGTCTTAAAGTCCATAAGATATTAAGAAGAGCCGCTAAAAACTGGGATGGTGGTTACGCTATGGCGGGTCTTTTAGGGCATGGAGACGCCTTTGTTCTTAGAGATCCTGCGGGTATTAGGCCAACATATTATTATCAAGATGATGAGGTTGTAGTCGTAGCTTCTGAAAGACCGGCTATACAAACTGTTTTCAATGTGCCTTACGAAGAAGTAAAGGAACTTGATCCAGGTAGCGCCATCATTATTAAAAAGGATGGAACGTCTTCTATAAATCAAATTTTAGAGCCCGCAGAGCGAAAAGCATGCTCTTTTGAACGTATTTATTTTTCTAGGGGAAGCGATAAGGAAATTTACCAAGAACGAAAGATGCTGGGTAGACTTCTTTTTCCGCAAATACTTAAGTCTATAGATCATGACATAAAGAACACTGTCTTCTCCTATATCCCAAATACGGCAGAAACGTCTTTCTTTGGAATGGTGAAAGAGGCTCAAAATTATTTGAACAAAAGAAAAGAAGAGCAAATACTTTCCATCGGTTCAAAAATCACCAGTGAAGAGCTTCATGAAATTTTAGAAGTTCGCCCACGAATTGAGAAAGTAGCTATTAAAGATGCCAAGCTACGAACTTTTATTACACAAGATAGTAGCCGCGACGATTTGGTGACCCACGTTTATGATATTTCCTATGGTTCGGTTAAGAAGGGAGATAACTTGGTTATTATTGATGATAGTATCGTTAGGGGAACTACGTTAAAGAAAAGTATACTTCGTATTTTAGACCGGCTGTCCCCTAAAAAAATAATAGTTGTATCATCTGCACCACAAATTAGATATCCTGATTGTTATGGTATAGATATGGCCAAATTGGAAGATTTTATCGCATTTAGAGCTGCACTTGCATTGCATGAAGAGCGTTTGACAATGAATGTGGTTGATGACATTTATGACAAGTGTTTGGAGCAGGTTAATAATAAGGATAAAGATGTAGTCAATTACGTAAGGGAATTCTACGCACCTTTTACGGCTGAAGAGATATCCGCCAAAATAGGCGAACTGCTTAGTCCGGAAGAAATTAAGGCCGAGGTAGAGATCATTTATCAAAGCGTAGAGGCACTTCATGAAGCTTGTCCTAAGAATTTAGGAGATTGGTACTTTACAGGAGATTATCCAACCCCAGGAGGGAATAGAGTGGTGAATAAGGCTTTTATCAATTTTTATGAAGGTAAGAATGAACGTGCGTATTAA
- a CDS encoding superoxide dismutase, with translation MAFELPKLPYAYDALEPHIDARTMEIHHTKHHNGYTTKLNGAIEGTSLEGKSIEDILENLDMSNGAVRNNGGGFYNHSLFWEIMSPNGGGTPSGELATAIDSAFGSFEAFKEKFSGAAGTRFGSGWAWLCVHKGGKVEVCSTPNQDNPLMPETGCEGFPILGLDVWEHAYYLNYQNKRPDYINAFFNVINWGKVSELYAANK, from the coding sequence ATGGCTTTTGAACTACCAAAATTACCTTATGCATATGATGCATTGGAACCACATATTGATGCTAGAACAATGGAAATTCACCATACAAAACACCATAATGGTTACACAACCAAATTAAATGGCGCTATTGAAGGTACTTCCTTGGAAGGCAAATCTATAGAAGATATATTAGAGAACTTGGACATGTCCAACGGTGCTGTTAGAAACAATGGAGGCGGTTTTTACAACCACTCTCTTTTTTGGGAAATTATGTCTCCTAATGGAGGAGGAACCCCATCTGGCGAACTTGCGACTGCAATAGACAGCGCTTTTGGTTCTTTTGAAGCATTTAAAGAGAAATTTAGCGGTGCTGCCGGTACTCGTTTTGGTTCTGGTTGGGCGTGGCTTTGCGTTCATAAAGGAGGTAAAGTAGAAGTTTGTTCTACACCTAACCAAGACAACCCATTAATGCCAGAAACTGGTTGCGAAGGTTTTCCTATTTTAGGTCTTGATGTTTGGGAACATGCCTACTACCTAAACTATCAAAACAAGAGACCTGATTACATTAATGCATTTTTTAATGTAATCAATTGGGGTAAAGTTTCTGAACTATATGCTGCCAATAAATAA